The following are encoded in a window of Nocardioides houyundeii genomic DNA:
- a CDS encoding 2-oxoacid:ferredoxin oxidoreductase subunit beta, whose product MTATQGDSSPLTTTDLPFPGLAGVPALDADVKQTGKDFTSDQEVRWCPGCGDYAVLKAVQSFLPDLGLRRENIVFVSGIGCSSRFPYYLDTYGMHSIHGRAPSIATGIATAREDLSVWVVTGDGDALSIGGNHLIHALRRNVNMTILLFNNRIYGLTKGQYSPTSEAGKVTKSTPMGSVDHPFNPVSLALGAEATFVARTIDSDRKHLTSVLAAAAAHRGTSLVEIYQNCPIFNDGAFDAIKNPDTKQDAIIPLVHGEQIRFGTHDENGLGTKVLIRDELTGGVRAALASDVPDEAVLVHDAHSPDPTMAFAISRLTDSGYLNQSPIGIFRSVERPTYDDQARAQLTTARGTDSDQPAPADRLAALIGGGDTWTVV is encoded by the coding sequence ACGGACCTGCCCTTCCCCGGACTGGCCGGAGTGCCCGCCCTCGACGCCGACGTCAAGCAGACCGGCAAGGACTTCACCTCCGACCAGGAGGTCCGCTGGTGCCCCGGCTGCGGCGACTACGCCGTCCTCAAGGCCGTCCAGTCCTTCCTGCCCGACCTCGGCCTGCGCCGCGAGAACATCGTCTTCGTCTCCGGCATCGGCTGCTCCTCGAGGTTCCCCTACTACCTCGACACCTACGGCATGCACTCCATCCACGGACGTGCCCCCTCCATCGCCACCGGCATCGCCACCGCCCGCGAAGACCTCTCCGTCTGGGTCGTCACCGGCGACGGCGACGCCCTCTCCATCGGCGGCAACCACCTCATCCACGCCCTGCGCCGCAACGTCAACATGACCATCCTGCTGTTCAACAACCGCATCTACGGCCTCACCAAGGGCCAGTACTCCCCCACCTCCGAAGCCGGCAAGGTCACCAAGTCCACCCCCATGGGCTCAGTCGACCACCCCTTCAACCCCGTCTCCCTGGCCCTGGGCGCCGAAGCCACCTTCGTAGCCCGCACCATCGATTCGGACCGCAAGCACCTCACCTCCGTGCTCGCCGCCGCCGCCGCGCACCGCGGCACCTCCCTGGTCGAGATCTACCAGAACTGCCCCATCTTCAACGACGGCGCCTTCGACGCCATCAAGAACCCCGACACCAAGCAGGACGCCATCATCCCGCTCGTCCACGGCGAGCAGATCCGCTTCGGCACCCACGACGAGAACGGCCTCGGCACCAAGGTGCTGATCCGCGACGAGCTCACCGGAGGCGTCCGGGCAGCGCTGGCCAGCGACGTACCGGACGAGGCGGTGCTGGTCCACGACGCCCACAGCCCCGACCCCACGATGGCGTTCGCCATCTCCCGGCTCACCGACTCCGGCTACCTCAACCAGTCGCCCATCGGCATCTTCCGCTCCGTCGAGCGCCCGACCTACGACGACCAGGCACGCGCCCAGCTCACCACCGCGCGGGGCACCGACTCCGACCAGCCCGCGCCGGCGGACCGGCTCGCCGCGCTGATCGGCGGCGGCGACACCTGGACCGTGGTCTGA
- the rarD gene encoding EamA family transporter RarD, with protein MTDTRRGLMYGIAAYLIWGAFPLYWPLLEPAGALEILAHRILWSAVVMAVVVLALGRRSQVRALVADRRRLALLTLAAFVITFNWGGYIWAVNHGRVVEASLGYFINPLVTVLMGVLILGERLRRTQWLAMAVASAAVVVLTLDYGRLPWIALLLAFSFGTYGLAKKTANAGALESLAVETAILAPLAVGYVGWLVLTGASQFGGQGPWHALLFTSTGVVTAIPLVLFGAAATRVPMVGLGLLQYLAPILQFALGVLWFHEEMPPGRWLGFSLVWVALVVFTVDLVAHRRRQLALVAEAGLA; from the coding sequence GTGACTGACACCCGCCGCGGCCTGATGTACGGGATCGCCGCCTACCTGATCTGGGGCGCCTTCCCCCTGTACTGGCCTCTCCTGGAGCCCGCGGGCGCCCTGGAGATCCTCGCCCATCGCATCCTGTGGTCCGCGGTCGTGATGGCCGTGGTGGTGCTGGCGCTGGGCCGACGAAGCCAGGTCCGGGCGCTGGTGGCCGACCGGCGCCGCCTGGCCCTGCTGACGCTGGCGGCGTTCGTGATCACGTTCAACTGGGGCGGCTACATCTGGGCGGTCAACCACGGCCGGGTGGTGGAGGCCTCCCTGGGCTACTTCATCAACCCCCTGGTGACGGTGCTGATGGGGGTGCTCATCCTGGGCGAGCGGCTGCGGCGCACCCAGTGGCTGGCGATGGCGGTGGCCAGCGCGGCCGTGGTGGTGCTGACCCTCGACTACGGCCGGCTGCCGTGGATCGCGCTGCTCCTGGCCTTCAGCTTCGGCACCTACGGCCTGGCCAAGAAGACCGCGAACGCCGGGGCGCTGGAGTCCCTGGCCGTGGAGACGGCGATCCTGGCCCCCCTGGCGGTCGGCTACGTCGGCTGGCTGGTGCTGACCGGCGCCTCGCAGTTCGGGGGCCAGGGGCCCTGGCACGCGCTGCTCTTCACCAGCACCGGGGTGGTGACCGCGATCCCCCTGGTGCTCTTCGGGGCCGCAGCCACCCGGGTCCCGATGGTGGGGCTGGGTCTCCTGCAGTACCTGGCCCCGATCCTGCAGTTCGCCCTCGGCGTGCTGTGGTTCCACGAGGAGATGCCCCCGGGCAGGTGGCTCGGCTTCAGCCTGGTCTGGGTGGCGCTGGTGGTCTTCACCGTCGACCTGGTCGCCCACCGCCGGCGGCAGCTCGCGCTGGTCGCCGAGGCCGGGCTCGCCTGA
- a CDS encoding polyprenyl synthetase family protein — translation MTTDATSGLALPVVDQALAERLRQRLDDVENALAHHVRGSADFITEAAGHLMTAGGKRFRPLLVLLAAETGPDAADDKVVTAACVVELTHLASLYHDDVMDEAALRRGADSANARWDNHVAILTGDFLFSKSSLLTADLGADAVRIQAQTFTQLVEGQMLETVKPAPGEDPLEHYLQVVAGKTGSLIATSARYGAMFGGASDEVVSALTAYGELVGSAFQLSDDILDVASDSAESGKTPGTDLREGVPTLPVLMAQASTDPADARLIELLSSDLSDDALHAETLGLLRKHPAMEQARDYVKGQAADAKAMLGVLPQGPVRAALEAFADVVAVRSA, via the coding sequence GTGACCACTGATGCAACCTCCGGACTGGCTCTCCCAGTCGTCGACCAGGCCCTGGCCGAGCGACTGAGGCAACGGCTCGACGACGTCGAGAACGCCCTCGCGCACCACGTGCGGGGCAGCGCGGACTTCATCACCGAGGCAGCCGGGCACCTGATGACGGCCGGCGGCAAGCGGTTCCGTCCGCTGCTGGTGCTGCTGGCGGCCGAGACCGGCCCTGACGCCGCCGACGACAAGGTGGTCACGGCGGCCTGCGTGGTGGAGCTGACCCACCTGGCCTCGCTCTACCACGACGACGTGATGGACGAGGCCGCCCTGCGCCGCGGTGCGGACTCGGCCAACGCCCGGTGGGACAACCACGTGGCGATCCTGACCGGGGACTTCCTGTTCTCCAAGTCGTCGCTGCTGACCGCCGACCTCGGCGCCGACGCGGTCCGCATCCAGGCCCAGACCTTCACCCAGCTGGTCGAGGGACAGATGCTGGAGACGGTCAAGCCGGCTCCGGGGGAGGACCCGCTCGAGCACTACCTGCAGGTCGTGGCGGGCAAGACCGGTTCCCTGATCGCCACCTCCGCCCGGTACGGCGCCATGTTCGGCGGCGCCTCGGACGAGGTCGTCTCCGCCCTCACCGCGTACGGCGAGCTCGTGGGGTCGGCGTTCCAGCTCTCCGACGACATCCTGGACGTGGCCTCCGACTCCGCGGAGTCGGGCAAGACGCCCGGCACGGACCTGCGCGAGGGCGTGCCGACCCTGCCGGTGCTGATGGCGCAGGCCTCCACCGACCCCGCCGACGCCCGTCTCATCGAGCTGCTGTCCAGCGACCTGAGCGACGACGCCCTGCACGCGGAGACCCTCGGGCTGCTGCGCAAGCACCCGGCGATGGAGCAGGCCCGCGACTACGTCAAGGGGCAGGCGGCCGACGCCAAGGCCATGCTGGGCGTGCTGCCCCAGGGCCCCGTGCGCGCCGCCCTCGAGGCGTTCGCCGACGTGGTGGCGGTCCGCTCGGCCTGA
- the nuoN gene encoding NADH-quinone oxidoreductase subunit NuoN: MTENVFVKPDLEYFQLAPLLIVFLMACLGVVVEAFLPRGRRFLVQTALTLTGLVVALVLVVLNAIQYGADDAAEEGLAHGDGAAYGVLAAMDTIAIDGPTLFLWGLILVLAVLGAMLFAERRLDGGVSAFAGQAAAMPGTDAERQASTKGLEHTEIYPLLGFAVFGMMLFPAANDLLTMFVALEILSLPLYLLTGLARRRRLLSQEAALKYFLLGAFSSAFFLYGAALLYGYAGSMQFGRINEAVTNDTGNQALLLIGIGLLAVGLLFKVGAAPFQAWTPDVYQGSPTPLTAFMAAATKVSAFGAILRLFYVALGADRWSWQPMLWVIAILTMVVGTLMALTQSDVKRLLAYSSVAHTGFILTGVLGVQSTGDLATGEITSLQAVLFYLATYGLMTLGAFAVVSLVRDSGGETTQLVRWTGLAKEAPFVAAVFAFFLLAMAGIPLTSGFIGKWAVFSVALAAGAWPVVIAAVLTSAVAAYLYVRVIVLMYFRTPLAEGPSVTTPSVLTAAAIAVGAAATLVLGVVPGPLLDLVGSAGEFIR, translated from the coding sequence GTGACCGAGAACGTGTTCGTCAAGCCCGACCTGGAGTACTTCCAGCTCGCTCCGCTGCTGATCGTCTTCCTGATGGCGTGCCTCGGCGTGGTGGTGGAGGCCTTCCTGCCCAGGGGGCGCCGCTTCCTGGTGCAGACCGCCCTGACCCTCACCGGGCTGGTCGTCGCCCTGGTGCTGGTGGTGCTCAACGCCATCCAGTACGGCGCCGACGACGCCGCCGAGGAGGGGCTCGCCCACGGTGACGGCGCGGCGTACGGCGTGCTGGCGGCGATGGACACCATCGCCATCGACGGGCCCACCCTGTTCCTGTGGGGCCTGATCCTGGTGCTGGCCGTGCTGGGCGCCATGCTCTTCGCCGAGCGCCGGCTGGACGGCGGGGTCTCCGCGTTCGCCGGTCAGGCCGCGGCGATGCCCGGCACCGACGCCGAGCGCCAGGCCTCCACCAAGGGCCTGGAGCACACCGAGATCTACCCGCTGCTCGGCTTCGCGGTGTTCGGCATGATGCTGTTCCCGGCCGCCAACGACCTGCTCACCATGTTCGTGGCGCTGGAGATCCTCTCGCTCCCGCTCTACCTGCTCACCGGGCTGGCGCGCCGCCGCCGGCTGCTGAGCCAGGAGGCGGCCCTGAAGTACTTCCTCCTCGGTGCCTTCTCCTCGGCGTTCTTCCTCTACGGCGCCGCGCTGCTCTACGGGTACGCCGGCTCGATGCAGTTCGGCCGGATCAACGAGGCCGTCACCAACGACACGGGCAACCAGGCGCTGCTGCTCATCGGGATCGGCCTGCTCGCGGTCGGGCTGCTCTTCAAGGTCGGTGCCGCCCCGTTCCAGGCATGGACGCCCGACGTCTACCAGGGCTCGCCCACCCCGCTGACCGCCTTCATGGCCGCCGCCACCAAGGTCTCGGCCTTCGGTGCGATCCTGCGCCTGTTCTACGTGGCGCTGGGTGCCGACCGGTGGTCCTGGCAGCCGATGCTGTGGGTCATCGCCATCCTCACCATGGTGGTGGGCACCCTGATGGCGCTCACCCAGAGCGACGTCAAGCGGCTGCTGGCCTACTCCTCGGTGGCGCACACCGGATTCATCCTCACCGGGGTGCTCGGGGTGCAGAGCACCGGCGACCTCGCCACCGGCGAGATCACCTCGCTGCAGGCCGTCCTGTTCTACCTGGCGACCTACGGCCTGATGACCCTCGGTGCGTTCGCCGTGGTCAGCCTGGTCCGCGACTCCGGTGGCGAGACGACGCAGCTGGTCCGGTGGACCGGCCTGGCCAAGGAGGCGCCGTTCGTGGCGGCCGTCTTCGCCTTCTTCCTGCTGGCGATGGCGGGCATCCCGCTGACCTCGGGCTTCATCGGCAAGTGGGCGGTCTTCTCCGTGGCCCTGGCCGCCGGCGCCTGGCCGGTGGTGATCGCGGCGGTGCTGACCAGCGCGGTGGCGGCGTACCTCTACGTGCGGGTGATCGTGCTGATGTACTTCCGCACCCCGCTCGCCGAGGGTCCGTCGGTCACCACGCCGTCGGTGCTGACCGCGGCTGCGATCGCCGTCGGCGCGGCCGCGACGCTCGTGCTGGGCGTCGTGCCGGGGCCCCTGCTCGACCTCGTGGGGAGTGCGGGAGAATTCATCAGGTGA
- a CDS encoding NADH-quinone oxidoreductase subunit M: MSELPWLTILILISLVGACVTAFLPSGPGQPLAKQVGIGFSVLTLAVAVGVAIGFTADGGFQFTEEHEWIAAFGAHYALGVDGLGVLMVLLTAVLVPIVMVASWTDSDEGSTRAFFAWTLALEGLSLAVFTATDVFLFYVVFEATLIPAYFLIGGFGREGRSRAATKFLIYQLAGGLIMLASVIGLYVVSADAGSPSYLIGDLAALDIDPTTQRWLFAGFFIAFAIKAPMFPVHTWLADTTEKATTGTSVLLVCVLDKIGTFGMLRFCLGLLPEASQWATPVVVVLALVSIVYGALVAIGQDDILRMIGLTSLSHFGFIVLGIFVFSSTGGAGAILYMVNHGIATAALFLVAGFLIRRRGSSLISQMGGVEKVAPVLAGTFLIAGLAALGLPGLAPFVSEMLVIIAAFGYAWWAGAIAVTAIVLAAIYILWTYQRTMTGPVRPEVAHFTDLNVREVGVLAPLLLALVVLGFAPMPVLDVINPNVEETLTHVGVTDDPPAVADTHDAGNHEGADQ; the protein is encoded by the coding sequence ATGAGCGAACTTCCCTGGTTGACGATCCTGATCCTGATTTCACTGGTCGGGGCGTGCGTCACCGCGTTCCTGCCCAGCGGGCCCGGTCAGCCCCTGGCAAAGCAGGTCGGCATCGGGTTCTCGGTGCTGACCCTGGCGGTCGCCGTCGGCGTCGCCATCGGCTTCACCGCCGACGGTGGCTTCCAGTTCACCGAGGAGCACGAGTGGATCGCCGCCTTCGGCGCCCACTACGCCCTGGGCGTCGACGGTCTCGGCGTGCTGATGGTGCTGCTCACCGCGGTGCTGGTCCCGATCGTGATGGTCGCCTCCTGGACCGACTCCGACGAAGGCTCGACCCGCGCCTTCTTCGCCTGGACGCTGGCGCTGGAGGGCCTCTCGCTCGCGGTCTTCACCGCGACCGACGTCTTCCTGTTCTACGTGGTCTTCGAGGCGACGCTGATCCCGGCGTACTTCCTGATCGGCGGCTTCGGTCGTGAGGGCCGGAGCCGGGCCGCGACCAAGTTCCTGATCTACCAGCTCGCGGGCGGGCTGATCATGCTCGCCTCGGTGATCGGCCTGTACGTCGTCTCCGCCGACGCGGGCTCGCCGTCGTACCTGATCGGCGACCTGGCCGCCCTGGACATCGACCCGACGACGCAGCGCTGGCTCTTCGCCGGCTTCTTCATCGCCTTCGCGATCAAGGCGCCGATGTTCCCGGTGCACACCTGGCTGGCCGACACCACGGAGAAGGCCACCACCGGCACCTCGGTGCTGCTGGTCTGCGTGCTGGACAAGATCGGCACCTTCGGGATGCTGCGCTTCTGCCTGGGGCTGCTGCCCGAGGCGTCGCAGTGGGCGACCCCGGTGGTCGTGGTGCTGGCGCTGGTCTCCATCGTCTACGGCGCCCTGGTGGCGATCGGACAGGACGACATCCTGCGGATGATCGGTCTGACGTCGCTGTCCCACTTCGGCTTCATCGTGCTGGGCATCTTCGTCTTCTCCAGCACCGGCGGCGCGGGCGCGATCCTCTACATGGTCAACCACGGCATCGCCACGGCTGCGCTGTTCCTGGTCGCCGGGTTCCTGATCCGCCGCCGAGGCTCCTCGCTGATCAGCCAGATGGGCGGTGTGGAGAAGGTGGCCCCGGTCCTGGCCGGCACCTTCCTGATCGCCGGCCTGGCCGCCCTCGGCCTGCCGGGGCTGGCGCCGTTCGTCTCCGAGATGCTCGTCATCATCGCGGCCTTCGGCTACGCCTGGTGGGCCGGTGCGATCGCGGTAACCGCGATCGTGCTCGCCGCCATCTACATCCTGTGGACCTACCAGCGCACCATGACCGGGCCGGTCCGCCCCGAGGTCGCGCACTTCACCGACCTCAACGTCCGCGAGGTCGGCGTGCTCGCACCTCTGCTGCTGGCCCTGGTGGTGCTGGGGTTCGCCCCGATGCCGGTGCTCGACGTGATCAACCCCAACGTCGAGGAGACCCTGACGCACGTCGGGGTGACCGATGACCCTCCGGCCGTCGCGGACACCCACGACGCTGGTAACCACGAGGGAGCCGACCAGTGA
- the nuoL gene encoding NADH-quinone oxidoreductase subunit L, whose product MPLALIPLSGATSIPVVDPGAADGVFSLLWLVIALPLAGALVLLLGGALTKGAIDRWGHYLGTATVAGSFVLSLVLFLSLLGREESERQVGQELYTWFSAGGLDVGMDLLYDPLSALFLLLITGVGTLIHVYSIGYMEHDVRRRRFFGYLNLFVAAMLMLILSANFLGLFLGWEGVGLASYLLIGFWQHKPSAAAAAKKAFVINRVGDIGLSLAIALMFATFGSTDYSVVSAASSEAGQGTLNAIGLLLLLGACGKSAQVPLQAWLLDAMEGPTPVSALIHAATMVTAGVYLVVRSNFIFELAPAAQTVTVIVATVTLLWGAVLGCAKDDIKKALAGSTMSQIGYMMLAAGLGTAGYAFAIFHLLTHGFFKANMFLGAGSVMHGMDDDVNMRHYGGLRTMMPVTFLTFAMGYLAIIGFPGFSGFWSKDKIIETALADNLLVGLCALLGAGITGFYMTRLMLMTFMGEKRWADGVHPHESPKVMTVPLVVLAALSVLGGVMLLGDWIVDWLAPVIGTAAHHEPPLPALVITLIVVAVVALGVAAAWFLVGQRTIPRVAPQDVSLATRAARADLYGDTINDTLVVAPGSRLVSGLTTADRLGVDGLVEGGAAATGGISLALRRIQNGFVRSYALSVVGGVLLVVLALLAVNLA is encoded by the coding sequence ATGCCACTAGCTCTTATTCCCCTGTCCGGGGCCACCTCCATCCCGGTGGTCGACCCCGGTGCCGCCGACGGCGTCTTCTCGCTGCTCTGGCTGGTCATCGCCCTTCCCCTGGCCGGCGCCCTGGTGCTGCTGCTGGGTGGAGCCCTCACCAAGGGCGCCATCGACCGGTGGGGCCACTACCTCGGCACCGCGACCGTGGCGGGCTCCTTCGTGCTCAGCCTGGTGCTCTTCCTCAGCCTGCTCGGTCGTGAGGAGAGCGAGCGCCAGGTCGGCCAGGAGCTCTACACCTGGTTCTCCGCCGGCGGCCTCGACGTGGGCATGGACCTGCTCTACGACCCGCTCTCGGCGCTCTTCCTGCTGCTGATCACGGGCGTGGGCACGCTGATCCACGTCTACTCGATCGGCTACATGGAGCACGACGTCCGGCGCCGCCGGTTCTTCGGGTACCTCAACCTCTTCGTCGCCGCGATGCTGATGCTGATCCTCAGCGCCAACTTCCTGGGCCTCTTCCTCGGCTGGGAGGGCGTCGGCCTGGCGTCGTACCTGCTGATCGGCTTCTGGCAGCACAAGCCGTCGGCGGCCGCCGCGGCCAAGAAGGCCTTCGTGATCAACCGGGTCGGTGACATCGGGCTCTCGCTCGCCATCGCCCTGATGTTCGCGACCTTCGGCAGCACCGACTACTCCGTGGTCAGCGCCGCCTCCTCCGAGGCCGGCCAGGGCACCTTGAACGCGATCGGCCTGCTGCTGCTGCTGGGTGCCTGCGGCAAGTCCGCCCAGGTCCCGCTCCAGGCCTGGCTGCTGGACGCGATGGAGGGTCCGACCCCGGTCTCCGCGCTGATCCACGCCGCAACGATGGTCACCGCGGGCGTCTACCTGGTGGTCCGCTCCAACTTCATCTTCGAGCTGGCCCCGGCCGCCCAGACGGTGACGGTGATCGTGGCCACGGTGACGCTGCTGTGGGGTGCGGTGCTCGGCTGCGCCAAGGACGACATCAAGAAGGCGCTCGCCGGCTCCACGATGAGCCAGATCGGCTACATGATGCTGGCCGCCGGGCTCGGCACCGCCGGCTACGCGTTCGCGATCTTCCACCTGCTCACGCACGGCTTCTTCAAGGCCAACATGTTCCTCGGCGCCGGGTCGGTGATGCACGGGATGGACGACGACGTGAACATGCGTCACTACGGCGGGCTGCGCACGATGATGCCGGTCACCTTCCTGACGTTCGCGATGGGCTACCTGGCGATCATCGGCTTCCCGGGCTTCTCCGGGTTCTGGTCCAAGGACAAGATCATCGAGACCGCGCTGGCCGACAACCTGCTGGTCGGGCTGTGCGCCCTGCTGGGCGCCGGCATCACCGGGTTCTACATGACGCGGCTGATGCTGATGACCTTCATGGGCGAGAAGCGCTGGGCCGACGGGGTGCACCCGCACGAGTCGCCCAAGGTGATGACCGTGCCGCTGGTCGTGCTGGCCGCGCTCTCGGTGCTCGGCGGCGTGATGCTGCTCGGGGACTGGATCGTGGACTGGCTGGCTCCGGTGATCGGGACCGCCGCCCACCACGAGCCGCCCCTGCCGGCCCTGGTGATCACGCTGATCGTGGTCGCGGTGGTCGCCCTCGGCGTCGCTGCGGCCTGGTTCCTGGTGGGCCAGCGCACGATCCCCCGCGTGGCGCCCCAGGACGTCTCCCTCGCCACCCGTGCGGCTCGCGCCGACCTCTACGGGGACACCATCAACGACACCCTCGTGGTGGCTCCCGGCTCGCGGCTCGTCAGCGGTCTCACGACCGCGGACCGCCTCGGCGTCGACGGGCTCGTCGAGGGTGGCGCGGCCGCCACCGGCGGCATCTCCCTGGCGTTGCGCAGGATCCAGAACGGGTTCGTCCGCTCCTACGCTCTTTCCGTTGTCGGCGGCGTGCTGCTCGTCGTCCTGGCCCTGCTGGCGGTGAACCTCGCATGA
- the nuoK gene encoding NADH-quinone oxidoreductase subunit NuoK, with protein sequence MSLTPYIVLSAIIFTIGAVGVLIRRNALVVFMCVELMLNACNLALVTFAKQHGNLDGQIAAFFVMVVAAAEVVVGLAIIMTIFRTRRSASVDDASLLKY encoded by the coding sequence GTGAGCCTCACCCCCTACATCGTCCTCTCGGCGATCATCTTCACCATCGGTGCCGTGGGTGTCCTCATCCGCCGCAACGCACTGGTGGTGTTCATGTGCGTGGAGCTGATGCTCAACGCCTGCAACCTGGCGCTGGTGACCTTCGCCAAGCAGCACGGCAACCTCGACGGCCAGATCGCCGCCTTCTTCGTGATGGTGGTGGCCGCGGCCGAGGTCGTGGTCGGGCTGGCCATCATCATGACCATCTTCCGGACCCGTCGCTCGGCCTCGGTCGACGACGCAAGCCTGCTGAAGTACTGA
- a CDS encoding NADH-quinone oxidoreductase subunit J — MTAFWILAPVMVLAALGILFVRKAVHAALLLAVVMISLAILYAVLEAPFLFAVQIIVYTGAILMLFLFVVMLVGVDSSDSVVETIRGQRVAAAVAGLLLAAVLVIGLGQISLGTAVGLEEANAGGNIQGLANILFSNYVFAFEATSALLITAAVGAMVLAHRERSAPKARQADLAAQRLQDYAETGKHPGPLPAPGVFARHNAVDTPALLPDGTPSEASISRVLAARGTVRSAPALAEDIEDITRQLGTDPGQSPEVSGKSGAPAHPEEDQQ; from the coding sequence ATGACGGCGTTCTGGATCCTGGCGCCGGTCATGGTGCTGGCCGCCCTGGGCATCCTCTTCGTCCGCAAGGCCGTGCACGCCGCGCTGCTGCTGGCCGTGGTGATGATCAGCCTGGCGATCCTCTACGCGGTCCTCGAGGCCCCGTTCCTGTTCGCGGTGCAGATCATCGTCTACACCGGCGCGATCCTGATGCTGTTCCTCTTCGTGGTCATGCTGGTGGGAGTGGACTCCTCGGACTCGGTCGTGGAGACCATCCGGGGACAGCGCGTCGCCGCCGCCGTCGCCGGTCTGCTGCTCGCCGCCGTCCTGGTGATCGGGCTGGGGCAGATCTCGCTCGGCACCGCGGTCGGCCTCGAGGAGGCCAATGCCGGGGGCAACATCCAGGGCCTGGCCAACATCCTGTTCAGCAACTACGTCTTCGCGTTCGAGGCGACCAGCGCACTGCTGATCACCGCCGCCGTGGGAGCGATGGTGCTGGCCCACCGCGAGCGCTCGGCCCCCAAGGCGCGCCAGGCCGACCTGGCCGCGCAGCGGCTGCAGGACTACGCCGAGACGGGCAAGCACCCCGGCCCGCTGCCGGCCCCGGGCGTCTTCGCGCGGCACAACGCCGTCGACACCCCGGCCCTGCTGCCTGACGGGACTCCCTCGGAGGCCTCGATCTCGCGGGTGCTCGCCGCCCGCGGCACCGTGCGCTCGGCCCCGGCCCTGGCCGAGGACATCGAGGACATCACCCGTCAGCTGGGCACCGACCCCGGGCAGTCCCCGGAGGTCTCCGGCAAGTCCGGCGCCCCTGCCCACCCCGAGGAGGACCAGCAGTGA
- the nuoI gene encoding NADH-quinone oxidoreductase subunit NuoI gives MATGKPTSSEGGKSLRESVWDPVAGFGVTFRTMFRKVVTEQYPFEKLPTAPRFHGRHQLNRYPDGLEKCIGCELCAWACPADAIYVEGASNSEDERFSPGERYGRVYQINYLRCILCGLCIEACPTRALTMTNEYELADTTRESLIYEKSDLLAPLLPGMEQPPHEMLPGRDEGDYYRGHFSAPAPEGVDR, from the coding sequence ATGGCCACCGGAAAGCCAACCTCGTCCGAGGGCGGCAAGAGCCTGCGGGAGAGCGTCTGGGACCCGGTCGCGGGTTTCGGGGTGACGTTCCGGACGATGTTCCGCAAGGTCGTCACCGAGCAGTACCCCTTCGAGAAGCTGCCGACGGCTCCGCGCTTCCACGGCCGGCACCAGCTCAACCGCTACCCCGACGGCCTGGAGAAGTGCATCGGCTGCGAGCTGTGCGCCTGGGCGTGCCCGGCGGACGCCATCTACGTCGAGGGCGCCTCCAACAGCGAGGACGAGCGGTTCAGCCCCGGTGAGCGCTACGGCCGCGTCTACCAGATCAACTACCTGCGCTGCATCCTGTGCGGGCTGTGCATCGAGGCGTGCCCGACGCGGGCGCTGACCATGACGAACGAGTACGAGCTCGCCGACACCACGCGGGAGTCGCTGATCTACGAGAAGAGCGACCTGCTGGCCCCGCTGCTGCCCGGCATGGAGCAGCCGCCGCACGAGATGCTGCCCGGCCGCGACGAGGGTGACTACTACCGTGGCCACTTCTCCGCCCCGGCTCCCGAGGGGGTCGACCGATGA